One segment of Solanum lycopersicum chromosome 1, SLM_r2.1 DNA contains the following:
- the LOC101258795 gene encoding uncharacterized protein: MEFYTEDGKNLSSDNSTLVLPALSIGNVGQLAVDLLVASLKAKRIGYLDDPNVVPCVGNDAYWPSPPGELALPLEVYESSPDALALVQQRSPIVKGMMVEFARNLANFAAANGKKHVVVLSSLEFGRWQSIDMSSGSQIHYLSSSKSDGTDDHCEKQGWKRLPEYNPTQRMWKHLDDLAKNAASEVEELPFEELGDEDYYASLPYAALFSCFKAKGLKVTCLLCYCSEGDNIPDAFHLADAVSKTLGLRPNSSQGNEGGSWTVPLSWKSVYGPPPDMSLF, encoded by the exons ATGGAGTTTTATACCGAGGATGGAAAGAATTTGAGTTCGGATAATTCCACTTTGGTTCTG CCGGCGCTGTCCATAGGGAATGTAGGGCAATTAGCGGTGGATCTTCTAGTAGCTTCGTTGAAAGCGAAGAGAATTGGATATTTGGATGATCCAAATGTCGTTCCTTGCGTTGGGAATGATGCTTATTGGCCTTCTCCACCTGGTGAACTCGCTCTTCCTCTTGAAG TATATGAATCATCCCCTGATGCATTGGCTCTTGTACAACAGAGGTCTCCGATTGTTAAG GGCATGATGGTTGAATTTGCTAGGAACTTGGCAAATTTTGCTGCAGCAAATGGGAAGAAACATGTTGTTGTGCTCTCTAGCTTGGAGTTTGGGCGTTGGCAGAGCATTGATATGTCAAG TGGATCGCAGATTCATTACCTTTCTAGTTCCAAGTCGGATGGAACAGACGATCACTGTGAAAAACAGGGCTGGAAGAGATTACCTGAGTATAATCCTACACAGAGAATGTGGAAGCATTTAGATGATTTAGCCAAAAATGCTGCCTCGGAGGTTGAGGAATTGCCTTTTGAAGAGCTGGGAGATGAGGATTACTATGCCAGTTTGCCTTATGCTGCATTGTTCTCTTGTTTTAAG GCCAAAGGTCTGAAGGTTACTTGTCTACTGTGTTATTGCTCGGAGGGGGACAACATTCCCGATGCCTTCCATTTGGCTGATGCGGTATCAAAAACTCTGGGGCTCAGACCTAACAGTTCTCAAG GTAATGAAGGTGGAAGCTGGACTGTGCCGTTGTCGTGGAAGAGTGTGTATGGTCCTCCACCAGATATGTCTCTTTTCTAG
- the LOC138347311 gene encoding uncharacterized mitochondrial protein AtMg00810-like → MEVSRTGSGLFLHQSKYARDLLQKAGLEKCTSLPTPMAVSSSTNGADTPFADITHFRSLIGALQYIFGTLGRGLLIRPRDLEFRGFSDSDWANDKNDRKSTSGPAP, encoded by the exons atggaggtttctcggactgGCAGCGGCTTGTtccttcatcagtcaaaatatgctcgagatctgttgcagaaagctggactggaaaaatgcaccagtctaccaacaccgatggcagtctcttcgtctacgaatggagctGACACCCcttttgccgatatcacccacttccgcagcctcattggggctctaca gtacatttttggcactcttggtcgtggtttactcattcgacccagGGACTTGGAGTttcggggtttctcagattcagattgggcgaatgataaaaatgacagaaaatctacatcggg gcctgcaccatga
- the DES gene encoding 9-divinyl ether synthase, producing MSSYSELSNLPIREIPGDYGFPIISAIKDRYDYFYNQGEDAWFHNKAEKYKSTVVKINMAPGPFTSNDYKLVAFLDANSFVCMFDNSLIDKTDTLGGTFKPGKEYYGGYRPVAFIDTKDPNHAALKGYILSSFAKRHNLFIPLFRNTLSDHLFNNLEKQVTEQGKADFNALLPTMTFDFIFRLLCDQKNPSDTVLGAQGPEHLRKWLFPQLIPSLSAKKLPNIIEDMLFHNFLIPFGFIKSDYNKLVDAFSKSAVSMLDEAEKLGIKREEAVQNILFLVGINMFAGLNAFFPHLFRFVGEAGASLHTQLAKEIRSVIKEEGGAITLSAINKMSLVKSVVYETLRLRPPVPLQYGKAKKEFMVQSHDASYKINKGQFVVGYQPMASRDPKIFANPDEFVPDRFMNDGEKMLKHVLWSNGRETESPAPDNKQCPGKDLVHLLGRLILVEFFIRYDTFTLEITPLFRAPNVAFNTLTKASK from the exons ATGTCTTCTTATTCAGAGCTATCAAATCTTCCGATTCGTGAAATTCCAGGGGACTATGGTTTCCCTATAATTAGCGCGATTAAAGATCGATACGATTATTTCTATAACCAAGGTGAAGATGCTTGGTTCCATAACAAAGCTGAAAAATACAAATCTACTGTTGTCAAAATCAACATGGCACCAGGTCCATTCACATCTAATGACTACAAATTGGTAGCCTTTTTAGATGCCAATAGCTTTGTTTGCATGTTTGATAATTCCCTCATTGATAAAACTGACACTCTTGGTGGTACATTTAAGCCTGGTAAAGAATACTACGGTGGTTATCGTCCCGTCGCGTTTATCGATACCAAAGATCCAAACCACGCAGCATTAAAAGGCTACATTTTATCATCATTCGCAAAGCGACATAACTTATTCATTCCTCTGTTCAGAAACACGTTATCCGATCATCTTTTTAATAATCTCGAAAAACAGGTTACTGAACAGGGGAAAGCAGATTTCAATGCTTTGCTTCCGACTATGACGTTTGATTTCATTTTTCGTTTGCTTTGTGATCAGAAAAATCCGTCTGATACAGTTCTTGGCGCTCAAGGACCAGAACATCTACGTAAATGGCTTTTCCCACAGCTAATTCCGTCCTTGAGCGCCAAGAAACTTCCTAACATCATAGAAGATATGCTCttccataattttttaataccaTTTGGTTTTATAAAGAGTGATTACAACAAACTTGTTGATGCATTTAGCAAGTCTGCTGTGTCCATGTTGGATGAAGCAGAAAAACTTGGAATCAAAAGAGAAGAAGCTGTACAAAACATTCTTTTTCTCGTGGGGATCAATATGTTTGCGGGGCTGAACGCCTTTTTCCCTCATCTATTCAG GTTTGTGGGCGAAGCAGGGGCTAGTCTACACACACAACTTGCTAAAGAAATCAGGAGTGTTATTAAAGAAGAAGGTGGTGCAATCACATTATCAGCGATTAACAAAATGAGTTTGGTCAAATCGGTAGTGTACGAGACATTGAGACTTCGCCCACCAGTACCATTACAGTATGGTAAGGCGAAGAAAGAGTTCATGGTTCAAAGCCACGATGCATCTTACAAGATCAATAAAGGACAATTCGTAGTTGGATATCAGCCCATGGCTAGTAGGGACCCTAAGATTTTCGCAAACCCGGATGAGTTTGTACCTGATAGGTTCATGAATGATGGTGAGAAAATGCTGAAACATGTCCTATGGTCTAATGGAAGGGAAACAGAGAGTCCAGCACCAGATAACAAGCAATGTCCAGGCAAAGATTTGGTGCACCTATTGGGTAGGTTAATATTGGTTGAATTTTTCATCAGATACGATACATTCACCCTGGAAATTACACCTCTATTTCGTGCACCAAATGTTGCGTTCAACACATTAACTAAAGCAAGTAAATAG